The stretch of DNA TCCGGCCGTTCCTCCCGGTCGACCTTGATGGAAATGAAATGTTCGGCGAGATAGGCGGCAACGCGCGGGTCTTCGAACGACTCATGTTCCATGACATGGCACCAGTGGCAGGTGGAGTAGCCGATGGAAAGGAATACGGGTTTATCCTCACGCTGCGCGCGCTCGAAGGCTTCATCGCCCCAGGGATACCACTGTACGGGATTCCGCGCGTGCTGCAGCAGGTAGGGACTGGAGGTGAAGACCAGGCGGTTGAATTCCTTTCCCCCATCCGGTGGAAGGGTCGAGAGATCGGGGAAATCAAACACTCCGTCGCGAATCTTGCCTGTCTGCGTCATAGCTCTCCTTTGTGTGTTCTCTTTATGCAACATCTGCATATTGTTGAGGATTCCCCGGCGTTGCGCTGCCCGGCGCTGCACTGCCCGGCGCTTGCCAGCGGGAAGGGACTGCAGTATGTTGTCAGAGATTACTGTGGATAGTATATGAAACGCACGACACTGCTCGCACCGGTGTCGCTTCTCACCGCGACACTGCTTTTTTTTATCACGCTGCCATTCGAACAGGCGTTCCTGGGCGGACTGCTGCATGCGTTCGCCGAGGCTGCGATGATCGGGGGACTGGCTGACTGGTTTGCCGTCGTCGCGCTGTTTCGTCATCCCTTCGGTCTTCGCATTCCCCATACGGCCATCATCCCCAAGCATCGCGCCAAGCTGACCGGGGGCATCATCGACATGGTGCAGAACCGCTGGCTCACCAAGGAAACCATACTCGAGCATTTTTCTTCCTGGAGCATCTCCTCGGCACTGCTCAGGGCTCTTGAACGCGAGGAAAACCGGGCCTCGCTGCTGCGCTTTCTACGCGGCGTTCTTGCCGAGCTGCTGCGTGATGTTGAGGACGAGCGCCTGGCACGAAACATCGGCGCCATGCTGCGCACACACGTCCAGACCGACGATCTGCTCCGCTGGATGCGTGCCGCTGCGACGCGCGGCATCGAAGGCGGTTGGCACCGTGCACTGTTCACGCATGCCATCGGACAGGCAGCGAGCTGGCTGGAGACGCCGGATGTGCGCCGCGTCATCATCACGCAGCTGCGCAGGGTGGCGGAGGACTATGCGGACAATCCTCTTCGTCGCCTCGGCAAGTGGATGGCCGAGAGTACGAACACCCTCAACTATGACGATCTTGCCGAAGCCATCGTTGCCACGCTGAACGAGGAGCTGCGCCGCATGCAGGAAGATGAGGCGCATCCGGCGCGCGCTGATTTCGAGCGCTGGCTGACCGGCGCTGTCGCGACGCTGGAAGACAACGGCCTGCTGCGCGAGCATGTGCATGCATGGCGCATGGAAATGTTCGAGGGAGAACAGGCGACGGAACTGCTGCGGGCACCGATTGCACGTGTGCGCGACTGGCTGCTGCGCGATATCGAGGCGGAACACTCCATCATCATGCAGCAGATCGCCGCTGCGATGGACCGTGGACTCCAGCGCTTTGGATCCAATCCCGATGCGCAGGCGCGGGTGGATACATGGTTGCGTGAGCGGGCGGCGGATATCGTCGAGCGCTATCATGGAGAAATCGGCGCTATTGTCGAACGCAACCTCGCCCGTCTCGACGACGAACAGCTGGTGCGGCAGATAGAAGAAAAGGTCGGCGGAGACCTCCAGTTCATCCGTGTCAACGGCGCCGTGGTCGGGGGAATGGTGGGTGCGATCATTTATCTTTTCAAATATTTCGTGATGTAGGAAGCACATGCAGCTGCAGCACATCGATACACTCGACCTCCCGGAACTGGAACCCTACCGCACCCTGCGCGAGCGCACGCAGCACTGGAAAGGCGATCATGTCGTCGCCGAAGGAGAAAAAGCTGTGCGCGCACTGCTGCAATCCGAGCTCGTGCCGATTTCGCTGTTGATGAACCAATCATGGCTGCATGCGCTCGAACCTCTGCTGCAGGATCAGCGCTACGCCGCCACGACAGTGTATCTCGGTGATGACGCGCTGCTCGATGGCATCGTCGGCTTTTCCCTGCATCAGAGACTGCTTGCCGCCGCGCCGCAGCCTCCGAATCCCACACTCGAGGATCTGCGCGGTGGCGCACACGGCAGGAAGGTTCACGTGGCGCTGGAGGGACTGGCGGATGCGGAAAATATGGGGATGATACTGCGGAATTGTGCGGCGTTCGGCGTCGGCAGCATGGTGGTGGGAAGTGACAGCTGCAGTCCCTATTTGCGGCGTAGCGTGCGCGTATCGCTGGGCAATGTGTTCTCGCTGCGCATTCACCGCTGTGAACATCTGCTCGAAACGCTGCAGCGCTGCAGGGAGGAACTCGGCTGGCGCATTGTCGGGACAACACCGCGGGGTGGTGCGCACGTTCTGCGTGAGCAGCGGGAGATGGGTGGAGAAATCTGTCTGCTGTTCGGGAGCGAGGCGGAAGGACTGACCCCTGAAGCGCTGGCGTTGTGCGATGAACAATTCACCATTCCCATGCGCGGCGGGGTTGACAGCATCAATGTCGCCAATGCCGTCGCCGTGTCGCTGTATGAAGCGACACGGCACGGCTGACGAATTTCAGGGAAATGATTCGGGGGAGGGGAAATCAGAGTTCGAGCTTTGCGGCCTGCAGCACTTCCTTGCTGCCCTTGCTCTGGAGAAAGACGACGGCTTCGAGATGATCCGCATTCCATTCGTCATCAATGGTAATGCTGCGCTGGAAGGTCGACAGCTGTCCGTTTCCGATGGTTACGGTTTCACCCTGGGCGTCAGGATACATGCGACGCATAACTTCATAGTGAATATTCTCGGCGTTTCCGTCGTTGTATTCTATCTCGCTCTCCGTCACCGCAGTATGCAGGCGCAGATCGGAATATCCGGACGTACTGATTCCCGTTACTCGAATGGTCAGGGAAATGACATTTCCTTCTTTTGAACTCTCGAGCTCGATCTTCGCGCCGGCAGGTTTCTGCATATCCACGTCGGTGGAAGAAATCCAGTTTGACGCTCTGTTCGAAATCAT from bacterium encodes:
- a CDS encoding DUF445 domain-containing protein — translated: MKRTTLLAPVSLLTATLLFFITLPFEQAFLGGLLHAFAEAAMIGGLADWFAVVALFRHPFGLRIPHTAIIPKHRAKLTGGIIDMVQNRWLTKETILEHFSSWSISSALLRALEREENRASLLRFLRGVLAELLRDVEDERLARNIGAMLRTHVQTDDLLRWMRAAATRGIEGGWHRALFTHAIGQAASWLETPDVRRVIITQLRRVAEDYADNPLRRLGKWMAESTNTLNYDDLAEAIVATLNEELRRMQEDEAHPARADFERWLTGAVATLEDNGLLREHVHAWRMEMFEGEQATELLRAPIARVRDWLLRDIEAEHSIIMQQIAAAMDRGLQRFGSNPDAQARVDTWLRERAADIVERYHGEIGAIVERNLARLDDEQLVRQIEEKVGGDLQFIRVNGAVVGGMVGAIIYLFKYFVM
- a CDS encoding RNA methyltransferase codes for the protein MQLQHIDTLDLPELEPYRTLRERTQHWKGDHVVAEGEKAVRALLQSELVPISLLMNQSWLHALEPLLQDQRYAATTVYLGDDALLDGIVGFSLHQRLLAAAPQPPNPTLEDLRGGAHGRKVHVALEGLADAENMGMILRNCAAFGVGSMVVGSDSCSPYLRRSVRVSLGNVFSLRIHRCEHLLETLQRCREELGWRIVGTTPRGGAHVLREQREMGGEICLLFGSEAEGLTPEALALCDEQFTIPMRGGVDSINVANAVAVSLYEATRHG